TCTTGATTCATCTGTCCAAAGAGATCCTACCCCATTGTAGCttccatctaattgtttcttaaatgatttgaGTTTTGCCTCCAATTCTCTATCTGGGCATTTATTCCTCATGTTTTATTCACATGAGATTTGCCAGAATggcaccagagatgagggacttcagttatgtggagagactgagaggctgggattgttttccttagagcagagacggtcaaggggagatttgatagacgtgttcaaaattacacagggttttgatagagaagataaagaaaaactgtttccactggcaggagggtcagtaatcagaggacaccgatttaatataattggcaaagaatccggggtggggggggaaatgaggattttttttttaagcagcaagttatgatctggaatgcactgcctgaaaagagttgtggaagcagattcaatagtaactttcaaaagagaattggatatatacttgaaaagaatataatagaagggctatggggaaagagcggggagtgggactaattggatagctctttcaaagagtcagcacacacaggatggaccgaatggccaccacctgtgctgtacaattctatattGATCACTctctgaagaagaatttcctgatatcagtcctaaaatggcctgttactagtttgaacctgtgtactTGTTCTACTcccgcaatttaatttaaagtaatattccagattaactttttctatacccttaaGTATCTTGTATCCCTCTGTAAGATCACTTCTTAGATGCCTCCTCTCCAGGCTGAGAAGCCCAAaactctccagtctttcctcacaactcagacccctgacattaggggatcagtcttgtggctcttctctgcattgtCTCCTAGTGGTTGATTGTCTTTCATTCCTTTGTGACTAGAACTGGACGCAGTGCTCAAGATGCAGTCTGACCTGAGCAATGTAAAGTTCGATCAGTGCTTCCTCTGACATTTTGACTcttgtagttcaacatcctattggttttgttgattgctacTCTGCATTGGTTGGTCATGTTCAGCATTGAATTTACAAAGACCTCCTCGATGCCTTTTATGCAGTTTATACTGTGCTCTGTCACTGGTGGTTGCTGCCTTCAATTGGTTTACACCATCAGCTGAGGACCGTTGCCCAGAAGATGGTTGTTCACCAACGCTtggagccagagagagaaagaggaacctTCCAATGACCAAGGCTGATGGATCACTGTGATATCAGAATATGATTCCACTCTGATTTCACAGATCTTTCTCTGGTGTTGCACAGATACATCAGAGTCCCAGGGAGTGTCTTGTCTCCTCATTTACTTGTACACAATTAGCATCCAATAAGTATTTTGTATAGGGGTTAATTAGCATATCTTCGATTACAGGTACAAAGAGGTTCCATAGAATCTGTTGAATGCACTGGCCTTCTATTATAAATCACTTTCTATTGTGATCAGTTAAACTTGGTGCCTGATTGACGTTATCTGGCCATTTTGGAGACCTGGATTGTGTtttcactctcttcccccaacccaCTTTTTTTTCAACAAGAAGGTGCAGCTCAGTGCGCCTCCTCCCCAAACTTGCTTTTAATCAACCTGGTCGATTGTTTCTAACCTTACTTCCTTCCACCCATCACCAAAAAGGAAAGCAACGCACCCAAAATTGTGCATACATAGTCCATTGTTGCTTAAAAAAATTGCCAGTCTATCTTGCAGTTTTGACTGTGTAATACCAAAGATCTGAGATATTTGATCTTGGATCATTTTGCGCTCTTACTGTAATATTGTCGGTCCCGTGCACTTAGCCTGAACTCTTTTTCAAAAGTCACCTTGATCAAACAACAGCCCAAATTCTCTGATTGTTCAATGTCGCCATCTACTGTTAGTGTCTGCTTCTCGAGGGATAGTGATCTACCTAAAGTAAAACCTCAAACACCCCAGGAGAAAGGGAATGAATGAACGAGGGACACCTTGCTCCAGAGTGGAGTGGATATGGCCTGTATTTGTTGAAGCACTTTGTAAAATGTGCAGAGTGGCGTGGTTAAGGAATCAGCTGGTGTCTTGTAAAATGGAATGTAGCTTTTAAAAGCCAGCTTAGTTTTCCCTTTGTTtgtcctccctcccccattccatGCTGAGGTACAGATCGTGGGAGCCACTCATCTAAGTGCCCAGGCTTTATCTGGGAGCTCAGATATGAAGTGTTGTCTGCTCCTCCTCACTTTATTTCCACTCTGTCCAAGCTGCTCCTTGCTCAACCAACAGCACAAGTTTGGACAGGAGGCTCACTGAACTACATCttccagagagggggggggggggggggtggaattgtgGGTTGGGGAAAGAGATTTACGTTATCTGCCCACTTCTTCAAAGTGGGCAGATAACGTAAATCAGGCACTAAGTTTAACTGATCACCTCGTtccgctcacccatcatccctgtgttcGCTAACCTACATTGCCTCCCAGTCTGGCAATACCTTGATTTGTaaaaaaactctcatccttgtgttcaaacgccttctctctctctctctctctctctctctctctctctctctctctctctcttcccctctctccctctctctcttcccctctctccctctctctcttcccctctctctctccctctctctcttcccctccctctctccctctctctcttcccctccctctctctctctctctcttcccctccctctctcttcctccctctcgccctacaaccctccaagatctctgatcTCTTGTCcattcccaattttcatcgctccaccattaggccctaagctgtgtGGGTCTAATATGGCTCAGTGCCCTATATAAAGTTGTTGGTCACAGAATAGCAAAAGGTCCGTGGTTTCTTTTTTATCTCCTAATCAAAGATTCTTCCCATCCTGTCCCTGAGAGAGACTCGAGCAGTTAACACTTTGCCAATTAACCCTTTACAAATAGAACAAATAATTACACAAGCATTGAAAAAGTGCAGGTAAATGAGGTGCTAAAAAGAAGGATGTGATgggatagatagaagcagactgttcccAGTAGTTATGGGGCCATAaatgagatttagaacagagggcaggagaaactagCTCAACGTTCAAGATTAAATTGGATCAGTGGATGAAGGGATTTGGTAAAAGGGTGGATAAATGTAATTAAAAGTATTTTTGCGTGGAGGGTAAACGCTGACATGGACTagtagggctgaatggcctgttccatgTAGTAGCCTCAATGTATTTGTGTAAAAGTGGGTTGTTCTGAGACACTCTTCCCTTATCAGTGGCTGCAGATTTTGTTGGATTAGCCGATTGGTTTGGTCCCATTTATTGTCGAGGTTGATCTGTCGCGTGAGTGAGCTGCAAGAAAAGATGGGCTTCAAAGATGATTGGATGTCCTTCTGTTGGGGAGTGACTCTGGCAAATCCCAGCCTGAGAAATGCAAACTCGTCAGGGCTCAGTTAACGCATTGAAGTAATGTTCGTGGAGCTAGTTTGGGGGCGGGGGTTGTCGTGACCATCTCCCAACCATTTTGAGGTCAGCCAACATGGGGGACAACTTAGCTACAAGTCTTTTGTCCATTTCTAGAATTTTCTGTACTGTTTTTAGCCTTCATAGCACTCACTATTGATTCGTAATGTGTGTTTATGTTCTCCTGCGTTGTTTTTGACATACTGGGGGACTGTCTGTGTCACTCCCAGGATCCCCCCTCGCCTGTTTTCAACTTCCAGGTTGGGTCTGCAAGTCTGGTTCCTGGCTTGGCCTTCGGATCGGGTTAAGTTGGCATTCCCCAATTCCCAGCTCGGTTCCCCTCCTGCCAAGTCGGCCAAATCCCGAGTTCAACCCTCACCAGTTAACCAAACCACCACTGGGAATTGGGAAGGGTCAAATAATTTGAAGAGGTTTTTAATAGGGATGAGACAggactcttttcccccccccccccccaaaccaatgAAACATGGTGCCCTCTCCAAGTCACATCAGGCTCAGCCAAGAGTTCCTGGTTTTGGAGGGTGAATACCCAACCAATGGGATTGTGGGCTGTGAGGACTGACTCCCGTTTTGTAAATAAAAGGAGTGAGTCTCAGTTGGAATCCAATCTGGGAAGCCCACCATTACACATCACTTAAAACCTGGTGTCAGCCTCGCTGGCTGAAATCTGGGCCTCACAGACATGCTGGGAGAACGACCTTTAACGTGCATTTGAGAGGAACTGCCAGTGTAGGGTGCTGTCTTTGTTGAGGCCCCATGTGATGTTTTTAAAACAAACATTAATTAGCGTAGGACCTCTTTTCAGAAGGTGTGTGATGTGAACAAACAATCTGCCCTCCCTTTCAAAGAGTTTCAGTTAATTTAACAGTTGGGTGCTATACTTTTTTTTCAAAGTGTTTCCTTTGAATTTCTCTCCAGTCGTGTGGACGAACACTTTGGACAATAAAGCACAAAGTGCTGACTCGTGCAAACATGTAGTTTGCTGTCTCTcatttttaaattgtaaacaattttacaacaccaagttatagtccagcaattttattttaaattcacaagctttcggaggcttcctccttcctcaggtgaacgtttgttggaacgtttgttcacctgaggaaggaggaagcctccgaaagcttgtgaatttaaaataaaattgctggactataacttggtgttgtaaaattgtttacaattgtcaaccccagtccatcaccggcatctccacatcatctcattTTTAAAGTGCAAATATTGTATCGTTTTGTCAGAATCTTCCCTTCAAGCACTTTTTTTGCTGGATCTGtattagtgtcagccgtggctcagtggtagcacgttctcctctaagtcagaaggttgtggattcaagtcgtCCTCCggagacttgtgcacaaaatctaggctaaaacttcagtgcagtactgagggagtgttgcaatgtcagaggtgccccctcaggtggacataaaagatcccttgacactatttcgaagaggagcaagggagttctccccagtgtcctggccaatatttatccctcatccaacgtcACTCAAAAAACATTTTctagttattatcacattgctgtttgtgggaccttgctgtgtgcaaattggctgctgtgtttccctacattacaacagtgactacacttcaaaacttaaagccacttaattggctgtaaagcactttgagatgtcgaggttgtgaaagatgctatataaatgtaagtctgtcTTTCTGGATGGGGAAGGGGTTAAATCCTCCAATTCAAGTAGTGGGGCGAGGGGGGAGAATAAAAACTTGCCTTTGGATGACTCTGCGTTGCTGCAGACACGGAATCCACTTCTCGAGCGCTAGTGGTCTTTTTCAGTGTCATTCCTTGAGTCGGGAGTGTGTGAATGATCTGAAATCTGAGGCACACATTTAAGAGGCATTTCTCTGTGTCTTGACTGCACGGAGCAGGAGCAGTTAGACCGCGTCCCCTTGCTACAACTGAACCAAACCCGAATGCATCTTCCCCGTCTCTCGTGTGGGATTAGAGGGATTTCTCTATGCTCAGAATAGATCAAAACCTCAGCACCTATGACTGGGGTACCCCAGTGTTCGACTTGTAACGTGCGTCCTTTGGGTGAAAGTCAACAAAAGCTTTACGAGAAATTGCATGAATAAAACTGAACAGTAGCACTGTTTTCGGAAGCCTTTCCTTCCAGTGCATTGAAGTTAAGCCTGCATGTCTCTTTAAATTACTCAAACTGGGGAAGGATAAGGTTGATGCTGCTTTAAaatgctccctccccctcccaaaacAAAGACTGTAACAAAGGTCACCTTTCAGAATGCCCCAGACTGCATTCTTTTTCATCGTAAATGAATTGAAGATCCACATTTTGGTCCTCTCTGTAACCTAATCCGTGACCTTGATTGTGACGACATCAAAGGGACCGTTTTAACACAGCTTGGCAGTTAGTGGCTTGGGAAAGACTGCATTGCAGAGCCTGCGAGCTGAACTGAGAGCTGGTGCGCACCCCGCTGAAAGCCTTGTGATGATTTGAATTGCTGCAGCGTGTTGCTCACTGTTGCAGTGCTCGTCAGATGAGCTTGCGATCGTAGCTGGGGAGATCCCTGAAGGTGAGCAGGATGCCAACTCAAAGCAGAGTTTGGAGCCTTTTGCCATTAATATATTGTGACTGgggttttaaaatttaaatagtgTTTGTAAAGAATGTTTCGGTCCAGGATTAAAATTGGCATCTCTGTACGAGAGACTGTAGCAGGTATGGAGGTACAGGGGCCTGTTCTATTTCTGGAGTTGTCCAACACTAGACAATTTGGCACCTgactttttggtccaaaatgcatTGTGCCCTTTGCAGAAGCAGGCAATGTATAACTGGAGGGTTTGAGTGCTGACTCTTCACTAAGGGTGGAGTGTCTCAATTACACTTGGGGCCCAACCCAAAAAGGTGTCCAGAGCCTCTTCTATACCCACTAGTTGTGGATCTATTAACCTGCAAAGCTAACGTCATCGATCTTGAGCATCCTGCACTTCACTTGTGCTTTCTCCCAAAGTGTGTGCTCTCCTGCACTCGCTCCCATGTGTATGTCTCTCTGACTCGCAGCATCTGCACTGCTAAACCCTTGCCTCTCCCATTGCTCCTAAATTGTAGACAGTGTTTCCTTTCTCCCGTGCTTTTTGCCGCCATCTAGGTCAGATGTTCGGGTTAAATGGTAATGAGATAAGGTGACTTTTGTACGAGTAAAATTGATGTATTTATGTATGCAGTAAATGCTCAATGTCATCTATGTTAAGTGATCAACAGGAGGCCGTGTTTCTGTCTAGCCTGTTCTTTCTACTGAAAATGGAAGAGACTACAATGTACTGTGCTCAATCCCACATTATTAATGAGCCTTGTAAATGTTGCTGGATAATATTGCCGATTGGCCCAGCTAACAGCAGAATTTACGTGCAGGCATAGCTTGCACATGTTGTGAAATCCCTTtgtgtcctcgcccctccctcaccccagtcCTACAACCCAACAATAACTCTTCCTTCAACTCTctgcactccccactccccattccctttgccccaccattggtgactgtgccttcaaacgtctaggccctaagctctgaaattccctccccaaacccacctctttaaatgcttttagtcacccctcctaatatctcctttggcttggcatcgaTTTATTGTCTGGTAACCCctttgtgaagtaccttgggatgtttctttacattaaaagcgctaaatgcaagttgttgctggatTGTGGGCTTCGTGCTGTGGAATTAGATTGGTTTTCTATATAATAAAAGTGCAGCAATGCCTGTAAATCAGTGGTACTCTCGAGGGGCTATTGCTGACAAACCACAATGACTGTAACTtgagtttatatagcacctttttaatgtagcaaaacatcccaagatgcttcagttGGGCGAGACCTAAGCTGGAGTATGAATGAGAAGGTGCTTTTAGAAGTGGCTTTGAAGCAGGTGATTGAAGGTATTGATGTGTAGCAAGGTAAAGGGATTGAGTTTGAGTGCTCTTGATGATTGAAGGATCTGGTAGAGTGGAGGGAGGTGGGACCAGCGTTGGAAGAGCGGAGGTATATAGGgctggagggggaagaggataaGGATTTTGAAATCGCTGTGCTGGGAGATAGGGTGCCATTGGAGGTGGGCAAGGATTGAAGTAATTGAGGAGCAGGACTTTGTGTGGGATAGGATGGCGCGGTGGGATTCTGGATGAGTAGGAATATGAAGAAGcttgagacaccagcagagggcacTGGAAATGTCAAGTCAGGAAGTGAAAAGGCCAGATGAGAGTTTTAGTGGCACAGGGTCAGGAAAGGCACTGATGCTTCGTTTGTAGTAGCATCTCTGCACCATACGTCCAGATCTCCATTCGAGGCCTGCCTGTTCTGTGCTTTTGCCAGGGCCATGATTCAGTGTTGATGGCTCTCGATGGACAGTTAAAAACAAGATTCTGTTAGAAGTGGGGCTATCCCACACCTGTAGAGCCAGCAAGAAAACTTCTGAACCTATACTTTTAATAAAAACCCTACGTACCTAGAGTgcaggcctgggggggggggggagaaatctgGGACGGATACCTCCTCATGGGTTCCTGATGGGGTACTCTAGTGGAAAATTTACATCAGTGAGTCTTCAAAATTTGTTGAATtgctggaaatggaaaaatattttaataatttgtAATCAGTGAAACTTTCTGTGCCACATGAGCAAGGATTCAGAGAAAGTCCAGCTACAGTGGTGATTACATTTTGGATCTATAATTGAACAGAAAGCTTGTAAATGCTGACTACTTGTTTCATCTTTGTTTTGTCAAATGCAAGCCTGGTTCAGCGAAAGACTTACTTTGCGTGTTTCTGTTGCAGTTGGGCAAGGTGAGCCGCCAAGCATATCCAGAGAGGAAGAGCTGGAGGAAATGGAGCTTGACCAGAAGGAGACGCCAGTTGAGGCCAAAGACGAGCAGCAGAAAGATGCCCAGGAAAGTGGAGATCCGGCCGCAGGAATTGGCGAGCAGCCTGAGGAGGCACAAGCCGGCGAGATTGGCTTTAAGAAGATCTTCAAGTTTGTGGGTTTTAAGTTCACGGTGAAGAAAGAGAAGTCGGTGAAGTCGGAGCCTGTGCAGCTGTTGACTATGAAAAAGGATGAAGATGGCACGGCTGGTGAGGCGGGCAGTGAATCCCCCAAGCAAGAAGCGGAAGGAAGCAAGAATGGCGAAGTGAGTCCAGTCACTGACCAGGCTGAGGGAAGTCCACCTGAAGTTCTTACCCCTGGAAAAGTGGAAGAGTGCACTGGCCAGGCAGAAACGAAACCAGCAGCTGCCGAGGAGCCATTGGCACCGGTGGAGTCTGTGGTCAGTCCAGTAGAAAGCCCTGCTGTGGATTCTCCTCTGAAGAGATTTTTTAAACAAGGCTTTTTCTCGGGATTGCGAAGGAAACCAAGTTTCAAGAAAGCCAAAGACGAGCCGTTTGTCATAGAGAAGACTGAAGCAAGCGGGGAACAGAAAGAAAATGGGGCGCAGGTCGATGTCACTGGAGATGTTAACGATGAGGTGCTTGACCATGGAGCTGAAGCACAACCTTCAACTGTAGAGCAGGCTTCCACTTCACATGAAGCTGCTGAAATCCTGGACGTTCGGACAGTAGAAGAAAATCGAGAGAGAGAAGATGACTTTGAAGACCTCACGGCAGAGCTAGCCAGCGTTATGGAGGCGCAAGAGGCACTGACTGTGGACGAAGGCGAGAAAACAGAAGTAAAAGAGAACGGCGTCCCTGCAGAACAGGACCAAGCGCGAGGTACTGCATTGAAGTCGGCTACCACAGAATTGGAAGCAGATCAGACGAACCGGCTGACCGCAAGGGTTGAGCAAATCACATCGTCTGAGGGACAAGCAACACCAGAATCAGCCACTACTGAAGCCCCAGCAGAGCCTCAAGCCGGGCAGACAGAAATAGCCCAGGAGCAATCTTTTGTCAAGGCATCAGAACCTATTATGGCTGAGGCTGAGCTCTTATCTTCACGAGAAAAGGCCAAATTGCAAGGCAGCCCACTAAAGAAACTTTTCACGGGCAGTAGTATCAAAAAGCTGTCTGGTAAAAAAGAGAAAGGCAAGAAAGGGGAAACCAAATTGGGAGATGCCGATGATGCGAGAATGCAATCTTCAACTGAATCCGAAGACAGTCCTGAAAGCCAGAAGCCAGAGAGTCCTTTAACTTCTCCGGAAGAAATGGGTGAAACGATCCCAGCAGAGATGGTAGAAACTGATACGGCACATCCTGAAGTAGAGGAAGTAAATGGTGCTGCCGATggagagaggaggaaggaaaGCATCACCGCGTGGGCTTCGTTTAAGAAGTTAGTGACGCCGAAAAAACGTCCAAAAGGACCGTCTGAGAGCGACAAAGAAGACGAGCAGACTGATAAAGCAAAGAGTGCGACAATCTCTTCCACAGAGAGTGCTGCCTCAGTTGAGAAGCAAGAAGAACCAAAATCAAATGCTGAGGAGCAAAAATTGGAACGAAGCACTGAGGATCCTAAAAAGAAAGTTGACGCCTCAGTGTCCTGGGAAGCGCTAATCTGTGTAGGATCTTCGAAGAAGAGGGCAAGAAAACTCTCCGATTCGGAGCTCCCAAATGAAGAGGCCCAAAAGCCGATGGAGGAAAGTGGTCAAGCGCAAGACCATGCTGAGGAATTAAAGGCCAACAGCCCCCTAGATACTGATCAGGAACAAGGTGGAACATCTCCAGAATGTGTCGAGAGTCCTGTGGAAGGTGAAGCATTTGACGGGGCTGTCTCCACGTGGGAATCTTTTAAGAGATTGATGACCCCTAGGCGCAAGTCCAAGTCCAAGCTAGAGGAACGTGCGGATGAATCTGTAGCCGCCGCCACCAGCACTGAAGCTGTTCTTCCCGAGACCGAACCCGCTAAGGAGGAGTCGTGGGTTTCTCTCAAAAAACTGATTCCGGGCCGAAGAAAGAAGAGGTCTGATGCTAAACCCGAGCAACTtcaggctgagtgcattggaaaaGAGACCAAATGGACCGAGCTTGGAGAGAGCAAGAGTGATGAAGAGTCCGATACGCCAACAGTGGTTCCGCTCTCTGAATATGATGCTGTAGAAGAagagagaaagaataaggagCAGCAGATAGCAGTAGAAACCGATGCAGTCTGTGTAACTGACCAGGTCATGGATGAAGATCTGACCAACTCTGAGGCTCCACCTCAAATTGGAGGACCAAGTGCTGAGCAAACTTTTACAGTGGAGCGTGGAACTTTAGAAGCCATCAAAAGCAGTGCTGATGACAGATCCCCATCGTGGATATCGGCAGCAGTTTCAGCCGTAATTGAAAAGGGGGCTGAAGATGAGAAAGTAGCAATGGCTGAAGAGATTGTGGCGGCAAATGAACTTGTGATGGGACAAATGGTGCTTGGTGACACAACCATACCAGCGGAAGTGACTAGTGAAATCTGTCCTGATGAGATTGCTGAAGAGGCGCAAGAGATTATCTCTGAGGTAGTAACAGCACCAGAATACGCAGCGGAGGAGTCCTTTACCGAAGAGACGACTGAAATGGTTTCAGCAGTCTCGCAGTTGACTGAAACCCCAGTGACTACCGCAGAGGGCACCCCTATACAGGAGGATGAGGCCCTGGTAACCAGGCAAACCCAGGAGGTACTGCAGGAGGCTGCTGAAAAGGTGAAGCTATCGGCAGGTCCGATCATGTCCTTTTGCGAAATGGTAGCTGCACCAGAAATGCATGGCAAAGGAAGCGAGCGGGAGCCAGAAATTTCCACGGAAGAAACTCGGCATGAAGTGGTCAAGGACTCCTGTGAAACAGAGATGCCAGATTCTGTACAGAAAGGAGAAGCTGAAAAATCGGACACTGCTTCAGAGGCCTCTGAAATAGCCGAAGGGACTGTCCATGTGGCACGTGAAAATTTGCCGCAAGAACTTGGTAAAACAATCCCTGACCTGCAAGAGGTTGCAGTCCCCCAGTGGATCGGGACCGAAACCATTCCTCCAATGGAGAGCGCTGCTTCTGCTTGCCCAGCGATCACAGATGAGGTTGTGCAGGAGATGGAAGTTGATGCAGTGCGAGCGGGCAAACTTAGCATTCCACAAGAAGAAAAGGTTGAAGGGGCTGTGGAGATGATGCACAAGTCCAGTGTGGAAATTGTAGTGGAAGAGATTGTGACAGCTGAGATTGTACGTATGGTTGAAACTGGGATGTCAGAAGCTGTGGTAGAGGATGTAGAGAAGGCGAGGACAGAAAAAGTGGAGACTGAACGTGAAGAGATGTTGGAAGCCAGTCCGCCAGAGGATGTGGAAAAACCAGAGGCTACATGCAAAGAGCCTGTTGAAGTTACTCGAGCAAACGGTATGGAAAAGGTTCAGACAGAATGTGAGACCACCATTGAAGCCACTATGGCAAAGGTTGCTGAGAAGATGGGAGCAGAGAAAGTTGCTGGACGCGGAGAGACCACTGAAGTCATTCCAACAAAAATTGCTGAGGAGGTTGAGGCAATATTTGAACAGAAGGGTGAAGCAATTCCAGAAGTTTCTCATCAGGTGGGAGTGGGAAATGTTGAGGCTGTTTTTGAAGAGAACATTAAAGATGCTCAAGAGATTGGTGAGGTGGGAGCAGAAAAGGCAGTGGCTGTATGTAGAGAGACTCTAAGTGTCGAGAAAGTTGAGGTGGAATGTGAACAGAGCGCTGAAATCACTCCAGAGAAGGAGGAAGTGAATGTGACTGAGGTGGTGACTAGTGAAGAGACTATGCAAATCACTCCAGTAGTTGAAGTGACTGCGGCTCTACATAGTGAGGGGACCATCGAAGTCAGTCCAGCGGTGGGAGTGGCAGAGATTGTGTGTAGTAAACAGACCATCGATGTCAGTCCAGTTGTGGAAGTGACTGAGGTTGCACATAGCATAGAGGCCATCGAAGTCAGTCCagtgggaggggaagagagtAAGTCTGTGCATAAAGGAAAAGGTGATCTTGAAATTACAAAGCAGGAAGAGATTGAAGTAATTGAAGAGGATGTACAAAAGAGGGCAACCAACAATGATAAAATAGCACAGGAGCAGGTCACTGCAGTAGAGATTGTGCAACAGGTGGTTGAAGCCAAAGAGCACGTAGAAGCTGTTGCTGAGAATATGGAAACTGAAATGACTGAGGCAGTATCTGAAGAGATCACTAAAACCCTTGAAAGAATTGATGAGGAGCAGAGAACGAAGGGACAAGTAGTTGAAACATCGATTCCGGCAACTGAAATTATAGAACAAGAGCCAAGTATTGAAGGACTATGCAAAGGAACAATTGGAACCACCATAACTGAAGTCACAATATCTGAGGTTGTAAAGAAAGTGGAAACAGAAATAGTTGAGGCTGTTTGTGACGCCAAATTTGAAGTCACGCAATCAGCGCAGCTTGAGGGAATCAAAGAGGAAACCCAAATTGAGCTCGGAAAAGAAACTGATGTGGTTGAGATACAGAAGACTGAAACTGAAGTGAACCAAACTATAACTGAAGAGAAGATGGACCCTACAGTGGCTGTATTGTCCGAAGATCAATTTGAAATCTCACGGGTTGAAAAAACAGAGCTCACGGAGACTGCAGAAACTGAGGCGGTTGAGTCGGCAACCAAACAAATtgaaacaaaaacaacttgcgttACTAATGAGCCACAGATCACAGCAATTAAAGAGGTTGAAGGTACAAGTCTTGAGCAAGCAACAGAAGTGGTTGAGCTTGTGGAAAAAGTGGGGTATAAGCTGGCTACTGTagcacaggacaaaccagcaccAGATGAAGAGGTTGAATTCATCAACAAGGCCTCACACAAAGATGGTGCACTAGTTAAAGATGACCAGTTGGATGCAACAGATAAAGATGGACAAGATGTGGCTGTACCTAAACAGTGTAAAGACACTGAAAGGGCTAATAAAGCACAAaaagaggatggtgtggagttAGCCAATGAAGCGACTGATAAATCTGTAATCAAGTTGGAGTCTCCTAGAGATTTGGCCTCCACTAAAGCTTTAATTGAAGGATGCAAAGAAGAACCTAAACTTGAAG
The DNA window shown above is from Heptranchias perlo isolate sHepPer1 chromosome 8, sHepPer1.hap1, whole genome shotgun sequence and carries:
- the akap12b gene encoding A-kinase anchor protein 12b isoform X2 — protein: MELDQKETPVEAKDEQQKDAQESGDPAAGIGEQPEEAQAGEIGFKKIFKFVGFKFTVKKEKSVKSEPVQLLTMKKDEDGTAGEAGSESPKQEAEGSKNGEVSPVTDQAEGSPPEVLTPGKVEECTGQAETKPAAAEEPLAPVESVVSPVESPAVDSPLKRFFKQGFFSGLRRKPSFKKAKDEPFVIEKTEASGEQKENGAQVDVTGDVNDEVLDHGAEAQPSTVEQASTSHEAAEILDVRTVEENREREDDFEDLTAELASVMEAQEALTVDEGEKTEVKENGVPAEQDQARGTALKSATTELEADQTNRLTARVEQITSSEGQATPESATTEAPAEPQAGQTEIAQEQSFVKASEPIMAEAELLSSREKAKLQGSPLKKLFTGSSIKKLSGKKEKGKKGETKLGDADDARMQSSTESEDSPESQKPESPLTSPEEMGETIPAEMVETDTAHPEVEEVNGAADGERRKESITAWASFKKLVTPKKRPKGPSESDKEDEQTDKAKSATISSTESAASVEKQEEPKSNAEEQKLERSTEDPKKKVDASVSWEALICVGSSKKRARKLSDSELPNEEAQKPMEESGQAQDHAEELKANSPLDTDQEQGGTSPECVESPVEGEAFDGAVSTWESFKRLMTPRRKSKSKLEERADESVAAATSTEAVLPETEPAKEESWVSLKKLIPGRRKKRSDAKPEQLQAECIGKETKWTELGESKSDEESDTPTVVPLSEYDAVEEERKNKEQQIAVETDAVCVTDQVMDEDLTNSEAPPQIGGPSAEQTFTVERGTLEAIKSSADDRSPSWISAAVSAVIEKGAEDEKVAMAEEIVAANELVMGQMVLGDTTIPAEVTSEICPDEIAEEAQEIISEVVTAPEYAAEESFTEETTEMVSAVSQLTETPVTTAEGTPIQEDEALVTRQTQEVLQEAAEKVKLSAGPIMSFCEMVAAPEMHGKGSEREPEISTEETRHEVVKDSCETEMPDSVQKGEAEKSDTASEASEIAEGTVHVARENLPQELGKTIPDLQEVAVPQWIGTETIPPMESAASACPAITDEVVQEMEVDAVRAGKLSIPQEEKVEGAVEMMHKSSVEIVVEEIVTAEIVRMVETGMSEAVVEDVEKARTEKVETEREEMLEASPPEDVEKPEATCKEPVEVTRANGMEKVQTECETTIEATMAKVAEKMGAEKVAGRGETTEVIPTKIAEEVEAIFEQKGEAIPEVSHQVGVGNVEAVFEENIKDAQEIGEVGAEKAVAVCRETLSVEKVEVECEQSAEITPEKEEVNVTEVVTSEETMQITPVVEVTAALHSEGTIEVSPAVGVAEIVCSKQTIDVSPVVEVTEVAHSIEAIEVSPVGGEESKSVHKGKGDLEITKQEEIEVIEEDVQKRATNNDKIAQEQVTAVEIVQQVVEAKEHVEAVAENMETEMTEAVSEEITKTLERIDEEQRTKGQVVETSIPATEIIEQEPSIEGLCKGTIGTTITEVTISEVVKKVETEIVEAVCDAKFEVTQSAQLEGIKEETQIELGKETDVVEIQKTETEVNQTITEEKMDPTVAVLSEDQFEISRVEKTELTETAETEAVESATKQIETKTTCVTNEPQITAIKEVEGTSLEQATEVVELVEKVGYKLATVAQDKPAPDEEVEFINKASHKDGALVKDDQLDATDKDGQDVAVPKQCKDTERANKAQKEDGVELANEATDKSVIKLESPRDLASTKALIEGCKEEPKLEVAPELKCLTLDSDHEVKLHSASIDEFQAVQNEMVTPIVDLSVAESSESHEAVFLVTAAAVEEQVIAETVTSVETEIPELSAVDQVLQPAEPDGVVQGPVLETAAAIVEAAIEAATGCLSDIRSVVHEKGSTLDVQELQSSRAEQLEDGLAEHKIKEIVEEKLESLETEVKVDQSRTFEQQSMMVAQPLIPDVVILTEKMEGQVDIPSRQEQDDDQKPEDDEEKIPGLQKVTATEGRVAEVVDQRVQTPGNHDAEAIEQEVLTQPTEIVSEATVGGVQEPVETEAVAPAETKGERESLPDRIPEEAAILPDTANVTKAENCQTLEKHEGTHESVELTERKDQLVKTQPLAEEQTSLQDIQVRMISSSEVSLAQGLASEKLEDDVMATVVHRDDKETDQNQTIEAVEKQGNQGMETGHQMGQSSTLECVKEAAEKTPS